The following are encoded together in the Azospirillum lipoferum 4B genome:
- a CDS encoding MarR family winged helix-turn-helix transcriptional regulator, translating to MPPARRSRTDSPASASSPAELPALHLTRFLPYRLSVLANTVSHTLAKLYEKRFGITIPEWRIIAVLGGGETMSAGEIAQRTAMDKVQVSRAISRMLESALILRESGDTDRRKALLTLTPKALAIYAEIVPMALTYEEEVTDALSIDERAQLDTLLSKLQARADQLAARPAPVSAQVDED from the coding sequence ATGCCGCCCGCCCGCCGTTCCCGCACCGACTCACCCGCATCAGCATCCAGCCCGGCAGAACTGCCGGCGCTGCATCTGACGCGCTTCCTGCCCTACCGGCTGTCTGTGCTGGCCAACACGGTCAGCCACACGCTGGCCAAGCTGTACGAGAAGCGGTTCGGCATCACCATCCCGGAATGGCGGATCATCGCCGTGCTGGGCGGCGGCGAGACGATGAGCGCAGGCGAGATCGCGCAGCGCACGGCGATGGACAAGGTGCAGGTCAGCCGCGCCATCAGCCGCATGCTCGAGTCCGCGCTGATCCTGCGCGAATCGGGCGACACCGACCGGCGCAAGGCCCTGCTGACCCTGACGCCCAAGGCGCTGGCGATCTATGCCGAGATCGTGCCGATGGCCCTGACCTATGAGGAAGAGGTCACCGACGCCCTGTCGATCGACGAACGGGCGCAGCTCGACACGCTGTTGTCGAAGCTGCAGGCCCGCGCCGACCAGCTGGCCGCCCGCCCGGCGCCGGTCAGCGCACAGGTGGATGAGGACTAA
- a CDS encoding FAD-dependent oxidoreductase → MHATFSYPKYSFIPSEEQRTGSIRRHPVVVIGAGPVGLTAALDFARKGVPVVVLDAEDTVSVGSRAVCYAKRALEVWDRLGVGRRMIDKGVVWKIGKVFNGDRMVYQFDLLPEPDHKIPAFINLQQYYLEDFLVTEARKSDLIDLRWLSRVISAKQEADHVVLQVETPDGVHAVEADWVIACDGAKSSVRKMLGLEFQGEVFKDRFLIADVVMKADFPAERWFWFDPPFHRKQSALLHMQPDNVWRLDFQLGWDADPEEEKKPERVIPRVQAMLGADTPFELEWVSVYTFQCRRLERFRHGRILFAGDSAHQVSPFGARGANSGVPDADNLVWKLALVLDGKAPESLLDSYSDERVAAAKENILNSTRSTDFITPKSEMSRVFRDAVLELAVDQPFARSLVNSGRLSTPTTYSDSPLNTPDGDAFAGRMVPGAPATDAPVERDGQPGWLMEALDGRFTVLYAAGDEPVPVEVAEALDALAAGPLPLAWHAVTDRRRGIAGELVDSAGRLRERYDLTPGSVYLIRPDQHVAARWRRFDAAALSAALARATGR, encoded by the coding sequence ATGCACGCGACCTTCAGCTATCCCAAATACAGCTTCATACCGTCGGAGGAACAGCGCACCGGCAGCATCCGGCGCCATCCGGTGGTGGTCATCGGCGCCGGCCCGGTCGGGCTGACCGCCGCGCTCGATTTCGCGCGCAAGGGCGTGCCGGTGGTGGTGCTCGACGCCGAGGACACCGTCAGCGTCGGCAGCCGCGCCGTCTGCTATGCCAAGCGGGCGCTGGAGGTGTGGGACCGGCTGGGCGTCGGCCGGCGCATGATCGACAAGGGCGTGGTGTGGAAGATCGGCAAGGTCTTCAACGGCGACCGCATGGTCTACCAGTTCGACCTGCTGCCGGAGCCGGACCACAAGATCCCCGCCTTCATCAACCTCCAGCAATATTACCTGGAGGATTTCCTGGTCACCGAGGCGCGTAAGAGCGACCTGATCGACCTGCGCTGGCTGTCCCGCGTCATCTCGGCCAAGCAGGAGGCCGACCATGTCGTGCTGCAGGTGGAAACGCCCGACGGCGTCCATGCGGTGGAGGCCGATTGGGTGATCGCCTGCGACGGCGCCAAGTCGTCGGTGCGCAAGATGCTGGGGCTGGAGTTCCAGGGCGAGGTGTTCAAGGACCGCTTCCTGATCGCCGACGTGGTGATGAAGGCCGATTTCCCGGCGGAACGCTGGTTCTGGTTCGACCCGCCCTTCCACCGCAAGCAATCGGCCCTGCTGCACATGCAGCCCGACAATGTCTGGCGCCTGGATTTCCAGCTCGGCTGGGACGCCGACCCGGAGGAGGAGAAGAAGCCGGAGCGCGTCATTCCCCGCGTGCAGGCGATGCTGGGCGCCGACACCCCGTTCGAGCTGGAATGGGTGTCGGTCTACACCTTCCAGTGCCGGCGGCTCGAGCGGTTCCGCCATGGCCGCATCCTGTTCGCCGGCGATTCGGCCCATCAGGTCTCGCCCTTCGGTGCCCGCGGCGCCAACAGCGGCGTGCCCGACGCCGACAATCTGGTGTGGAAGCTGGCGCTGGTGCTGGACGGCAAGGCGCCGGAGTCGCTGCTGGACAGCTACAGCGACGAACGGGTGGCGGCGGCGAAGGAGAACATCCTGAACTCGACCCGCTCCACCGACTTCATCACGCCGAAGAGCGAGATGAGCCGTGTCTTCCGCGACGCCGTTCTGGAGCTGGCGGTCGACCAGCCCTTCGCCCGCTCTCTGGTCAATTCCGGCCGGCTGTCCACGCCGACCACCTACAGCGACAGCCCGCTGAACACACCGGACGGCGACGCCTTCGCCGGACGGATGGTGCCGGGCGCGCCGGCCACCGACGCGCCGGTGGAGCGCGACGGCCAGCCCGGCTGGCTGATGGAGGCGCTGGACGGCCGTTTCACCGTGCTCTACGCGGCCGGTGACGAGCCGGTCCCGGTCGAGGTGGCGGAGGCGCTGGACGCTCTCGCCGCCGGGCCGCTGCCGCTGGCATGGCACGCGGTGACCGACCGGCGCCGCGGCATCGCCGGGGAACTGGTGGACAGCGCCGGCCGCCTGCGCGAGCGCTACGACCTGACGCCGGGCAGCGTCTATCTGATCCGCCCCGACCAGCACGTTGCCGCCCGCTGGCGCCGCTTCGACGCTGCGGCATTGTCCGCCGCGCTCGCCCGCGCCACCGGCCGCTGA
- a CDS encoding quinone-dependent dihydroorotate dehydrogenase: protein MIDLYPLAGPLLFRFDPETAHGLTIKALKTGLVPPARGKDEPALHTRVWGLDFTNPVGLAAGFDKNAEVVDAMLNLGFGFVEPGSVTPRPQPGNPRPRLFRLVEQRAVINRMGFNNEGLEAFAQRLERRRAAAKRAPGIVGANLGKNKDTADAADDYVIGVRRLAPLADYLVVNVSSPNTPGLRALQGRDPLRALLERVLEARAACGLTRNPPLLLKIAPDLTVEDKSDIAAVALESGIDGLIVSNTTIARPDGIPAAMRSEAGGLSGRPLFEPSTSVLREIYALTGGKLPIVGVGGVATGEDAYAKIRAGASLVQLYSAMVYAGPAVVHRIRRELAELLRRDGFRSVAEAVGADLR from the coding sequence GTGATCGACCTCTATCCGCTTGCCGGGCCGCTGCTGTTCCGCTTCGACCCTGAGACCGCGCATGGCCTGACCATCAAGGCGCTGAAGACCGGATTGGTCCCGCCGGCCCGTGGCAAGGACGAACCGGCGCTGCACACCCGCGTCTGGGGGCTGGACTTCACCAACCCGGTCGGGCTCGCCGCCGGCTTCGATAAGAATGCCGAAGTGGTCGACGCCATGCTGAATCTCGGCTTCGGCTTCGTCGAGCCGGGCAGCGTCACCCCGCGGCCGCAGCCCGGCAACCCGCGTCCCCGCCTGTTCCGGCTGGTGGAGCAGCGGGCGGTCATCAACCGCATGGGCTTCAACAACGAGGGGCTGGAAGCCTTCGCCCAGCGGCTGGAGCGCCGCCGCGCGGCGGCCAAGCGCGCGCCCGGAATCGTCGGCGCCAACCTGGGCAAGAACAAGGACACCGCCGACGCCGCCGACGATTACGTGATCGGCGTGCGCCGGCTGGCGCCGCTGGCCGATTATCTGGTCGTCAACGTCTCCTCCCCCAACACGCCGGGGCTGCGCGCGCTGCAGGGCCGCGATCCGCTGCGCGCCCTGCTGGAGCGGGTGCTGGAGGCGCGGGCCGCCTGCGGCCTGACCCGCAACCCGCCGCTTCTGCTGAAGATCGCGCCCGACCTGACGGTGGAGGACAAGAGCGACATCGCCGCGGTGGCGCTGGAGTCCGGCATCGACGGTCTGATCGTCTCCAACACCACCATCGCCCGGCCCGACGGCATCCCGGCGGCGATGCGCAGCGAGGCCGGCGGCCTGTCCGGCCGTCCGCTGTTCGAGCCATCGACCTCCGTCCTGCGCGAGATCTACGCGCTGACCGGCGGCAAGCTGCCGATCGTCGGGGTGGGCGGCGTGGCGACCGGCGAGGACGCCTATGCCAAGATCCGGGCCGGCGCCTCGCTGGTGCAGCTCTATTCGGCGATGGTCTATGCCGGGCCGGCGGTGGTCCACCGCATCCGCCGCGAGCTGGCGGAGCTGCTGCGCCGCGACGGCTTCCGGTCCGTCGCCGAGGCGGTGGGGGCGGATCTCCGCTGA
- a CDS encoding DUF2783 domain-containing protein, which translates to MAKLMTEQRFASPDDVYQLLIDSHRDLTPDQSTRLNAKLILLLANHIGDAEVLAEALRVARQGVE; encoded by the coding sequence ATGGCCAAATTGATGACCGAGCAGCGCTTCGCCAGCCCGGACGACGTCTACCAGCTGCTGATCGACAGCCACCGCGACCTGACCCCCGACCAGAGCACCCGCCTGAACGCCAAGCTGATCCTGCTGCTGGCCAACCACATCGGCGACGCGGAGGTACTGGCGGAGGCGCTGCGGGTGGCACGGCAGGGGGTGGAGTGA
- the infC gene encoding translation initiation factor IF-3 produces the protein MVSDHGEASIARIPSEAAPTRDGPRVNREISARSVRLVGADGEMIGVVSLRDALLAAEDAGLDLVEVAPQAEPPVCKILDYGKFKYEAQKKANEARKKQKIIEVKEIKLRPNIDDNDYDVKMRSARRFLEEGDKVKVTMRFRGREMAHQDLGMNVLVRVRDALDELAKVEQMPKLEGRQMIMVLAPR, from the coding sequence GTGGTTTCAGACCATGGAGAAGCGTCCATAGCCAGGATTCCGTCCGAAGCCGCCCCGACCCGCGATGGCCCGCGGGTTAACCGGGAGATCTCGGCTCGTTCCGTTCGTCTCGTCGGCGCAGATGGCGAGATGATCGGGGTGGTGTCGTTGCGCGATGCTTTGCTGGCCGCTGAGGATGCCGGCCTCGACCTGGTCGAGGTTGCTCCCCAGGCCGAACCGCCTGTCTGCAAAATCCTCGACTATGGCAAGTTCAAGTACGAGGCGCAGAAGAAGGCGAACGAGGCCCGCAAGAAGCAGAAGATCATCGAGGTCAAGGAGATCAAGCTCCGGCCGAACATCGATGACAACGACTATGACGTGAAGATGCGCTCGGCGCGCCGTTTCCTCGAGGAAGGCGACAAGGTCAAGGTGACCATGCGCTTCCGCGGTCGTGAAATGGCGCACCAGGATCTGGGTATGAACGTGCTGGTCCGCGTCCGCGACGCGTTGGACGAACTGGCGAAGGTTGAGCAGATGCCGAAGCTCGAAGGCCGTCAGATGATTATGGTGCTGGCCCCGCGCTGA
- a CDS encoding CocE/NonD family hydrolase, which produces MTLRRLIALLFLLSWCGPALAEGLVQTPLSIPARFPDGSSATLEAMLLRPDGPGPYPIAIISHGTPRDPAERAQMTPLRYLPEAREFARRGWAAVAVMRRGYGGSDGPYSESTGGCNNPDYLHSARQSAEDLRQAVRYVATQPYADPGRVIAVGVSAGGLASIALSADPPPGLQAAISFAGGRGSIADNEVCREERLVAAFGTLGRSSRVPNLWIYAENDLFFGPDLARRLWEAFTHEGGRGEFIAAPPHGKDGHSFFSAAIAEWTPMVDGFLAQNGLVPRRTPIALSLPALPPPPELSAASRAKFPAYVAAGGNKAFAVSPDGAYGWKSGLRSLDAAQEGALETCAKHTRQSCRIAYLNDRPAGAGADMAAAPQEGPLGTPVRLEPPPELSDANRSKFSAYVEATGRKAFAVSRDGAFGWKSGMSSEDAARRGALDNCAKYTRHTCYVVIVDDRPLR; this is translated from the coding sequence ATGACCCTGCGCCGCCTGATCGCCCTGCTGTTCTTGCTGTCATGGTGCGGACCGGCGCTGGCCGAAGGGCTGGTGCAGACGCCGTTGTCGATCCCCGCCCGCTTCCCCGACGGCAGTTCCGCCACGCTGGAGGCGATGCTGCTGCGGCCGGACGGTCCCGGCCCGTATCCCATCGCGATCATCAGCCACGGCACGCCCCGCGACCCGGCGGAACGGGCGCAGATGACGCCGTTGCGCTATCTGCCGGAAGCCCGCGAATTCGCCCGGCGCGGCTGGGCGGCGGTGGCGGTGATGCGGCGCGGCTATGGCGGATCGGACGGCCCCTACAGCGAATCGACCGGCGGCTGCAACAACCCCGACTATCTGCATTCCGCCCGGCAGAGCGCCGAGGACCTGCGCCAGGCCGTCCGCTATGTGGCGACCCAACCCTATGCCGATCCCGGCCGCGTCATCGCGGTGGGCGTGTCGGCCGGCGGGCTTGCCAGCATCGCGCTCAGCGCCGATCCGCCGCCGGGACTGCAGGCGGCGATCAGCTTTGCCGGCGGGCGCGGTTCCATCGCCGACAACGAGGTCTGCCGGGAGGAGCGGCTGGTCGCCGCCTTCGGCACGCTGGGCCGCAGCTCGCGCGTGCCGAACCTGTGGATCTATGCGGAGAACGACCTGTTCTTCGGCCCCGACCTCGCCCGCCGCCTGTGGGAGGCCTTCACCCATGAAGGCGGCCGGGGCGAGTTCATCGCCGCACCGCCGCACGGCAAGGACGGTCATTCCTTCTTCAGCGCGGCCATCGCGGAATGGACGCCGATGGTCGACGGCTTCCTGGCGCAGAACGGGCTGGTCCCGCGCCGGACGCCCATCGCGCTGTCCCTGCCGGCTCTGCCGCCGCCGCCCGAACTGTCCGCCGCCAGTCGGGCCAAGTTCCCCGCCTATGTCGCCGCCGGCGGCAACAAGGCCTTCGCCGTGTCGCCCGACGGCGCCTATGGCTGGAAATCCGGCCTGCGCAGCCTGGACGCGGCGCAGGAAGGCGCGCTGGAAACCTGCGCGAAGCACACCCGCCAAAGCTGCCGCATCGCCTATCTGAACGACCGCCCGGCCGGTGCCGGCGCCGATATGGCCGCCGCGCCGCAGGAAGGACCGCTCGGTACGCCCGTCAGGCTGGAGCCGCCGCCCGAACTGTCCGACGCCAACCGGTCGAAATTCAGCGCCTATGTCGAAGCCACCGGCCGCAAAGCTTTCGCGGTGTCGCGGGACGGCGCCTTCGGCTGGAAGTCCGGCATGTCCAGCGAGGATGCCGCCCGCCGCGGCGCCCTGGACAACTGCGCCAAATACACCCGCCACACCTGCTATGTGGTGATCGTCGACGACCGGCCCCTGCGGTGA
- a CDS encoding transferase hexapeptide repeat family protein, with translation MTAPTVTPTLPRPTVYAIDGVIPVIDPTAFVHPSAVLIGDVVVGPGCYVGPCASLRGDFGRIVLQRGSNVQDNCTLHAFPGHDAIVEEDGHVGHGAVLHGCIVRRNALVGMNVVVMDGAEIGEESVVAAMAFIKAGFVVPPRTLVAGLPGKVVRDLRPDEIAWKSEGTDEYQRLARRSLATMVACSALEAEEPGRGRVDAGTGQPLHKVKGG, from the coding sequence ATGACCGCTCCCACCGTCACGCCCACCTTGCCGCGCCCGACCGTCTACGCCATCGACGGGGTGATTCCCGTCATCGATCCGACCGCCTTCGTCCATCCCTCCGCCGTGCTGATCGGCGATGTGGTGGTCGGCCCCGGCTGCTATGTCGGCCCCTGCGCCAGCCTGCGCGGCGATTTCGGCCGGATCGTGCTGCAGCGGGGCAGCAACGTGCAGGACAATTGCACGCTCCACGCCTTCCCCGGCCATGACGCCATCGTCGAGGAGGACGGGCATGTCGGCCATGGCGCGGTGCTGCACGGCTGCATCGTCCGCCGCAACGCGCTGGTCGGCATGAATGTGGTGGTGATGGACGGGGCGGAGATCGGCGAGGAGTCGGTGGTCGCCGCGATGGCCTTCATCAAGGCCGGCTTCGTCGTACCGCCGCGCACGCTGGTCGCCGGGCTGCCGGGAAAGGTTGTGCGCGACCTGCGACCCGACGAGATCGCCTGGAAATCGGAGGGGACCGACGAGTATCAGCGTCTCGCCCGCCGTTCGCTCGCCACCATGGTCGCCTGCTCAGCCCTGGAGGCGGAGGAACCCGGCCGCGGCCGCGTCGATGCCGGCACCGGCCAGCCGCTGCACAAGGTGAAGGGGGGCTGA
- the thrS gene encoding threonine--tRNA ligase: MVTSVTSNIAITLPDGSVREFDRPVTGLEIAQSIGSRLAKDALAVKIDGTVKDLTTTVTTNAKIEIVTRNHADALEVIRHDAAHVLADAVQKLYPGTQVTIGPSIATGFYYDFARDEPFTPEDLEKIEAKMREIVGADIPIVREVWDRDEAVAYFKKLGEHYKAELIEAIPQGEPVSIYRQGDWLDLCRGPHAMTTGKVGQGFKLMKVAGAYWRGDSRNPMLQRIYGTAWRDEKELKAYLHQIEEAEKRDHRKLGKELDLFHVQEEAVGSVFWHPKGWTLYQTLETYIRTKLKAAGYVEVKTPQLIDSSLFKASGHWDMYGDNMFKVEADGGEKLLGIKPMNCPGHVQIFRHGLRSYRDLPIRMAEFGACHRNEPSGALHGIMRVRAFTQDDAHIFCTEDQVQSEAAEYFKLQLGVYKDLGFDKISVKLALRPDVRTGADELWDRAEGALAQALRDAGLEYEELPGEGAFYGPKVEFHLTDAIGRTWQCGTLQYDPNLPERLDASYIGEDGARHRPIMLHRAILGSMERFIGMLIEHYAGKFPLWLSPVQVTVATITSEADGYAEEVAKLLKRKGLRVELDTRNEKINLKVREHSLQKVPLMLVVGKREADERTVALRVLGGKDQEILALDAAVAKLVEEARSPAGETATDSPF, translated from the coding sequence ATGGTGACTTCGGTGACGTCCAACATCGCCATCACGCTGCCCGACGGCAGCGTGCGGGAGTTCGACCGGCCGGTGACCGGGCTTGAGATTGCCCAGTCCATCGGTTCGCGCCTGGCCAAAGATGCGCTTGCCGTCAAGATCGACGGCACGGTGAAGGACCTCACCACCACCGTCACTACCAACGCCAAGATCGAGATCGTCACGCGCAACCACGCCGACGCTCTCGAGGTCATCCGCCACGACGCCGCCCATGTGCTGGCCGATGCGGTGCAGAAGCTGTATCCCGGCACGCAGGTCACCATCGGCCCGTCGATCGCCACCGGCTTCTATTACGACTTCGCGCGCGACGAGCCGTTCACGCCCGAGGATCTGGAGAAGATCGAGGCGAAGATGCGCGAGATCGTCGGGGCCGACATCCCGATCGTGCGCGAGGTGTGGGACCGCGACGAGGCGGTCGCCTACTTCAAGAAGCTTGGCGAGCATTACAAGGCCGAGCTGATCGAGGCGATCCCGCAGGGCGAGCCGGTGTCGATCTACCGCCAGGGCGACTGGCTGGATCTGTGCCGCGGCCCGCACGCCATGACGACCGGCAAGGTCGGGCAGGGCTTCAAGTTGATGAAGGTGGCCGGTGCCTATTGGCGCGGCGACAGCCGCAACCCCATGCTCCAGCGCATCTACGGCACCGCCTGGCGCGACGAGAAGGAGTTGAAGGCCTACCTGCACCAGATCGAGGAGGCGGAGAAGCGCGACCACCGCAAGCTGGGCAAGGAACTCGACCTGTTCCATGTGCAGGAGGAGGCGGTCGGCTCGGTCTTCTGGCATCCGAAGGGCTGGACGCTCTACCAGACGCTGGAAACCTACATCCGCACCAAGCTGAAGGCCGCCGGCTATGTCGAGGTCAAGACGCCGCAGCTGATCGACAGCTCGCTGTTCAAGGCGTCGGGCCACTGGGACATGTATGGCGACAACATGTTCAAGGTGGAGGCCGACGGCGGCGAGAAGCTGCTGGGCATCAAGCCGATGAACTGCCCCGGCCATGTCCAGATCTTCCGCCACGGCCTGCGCTCCTACCGCGACCTGCCGATCCGCATGGCGGAGTTCGGTGCCTGCCACCGCAACGAGCCGTCGGGCGCCTTGCACGGCATCATGCGCGTGCGCGCCTTCACCCAGGACGACGCCCACATCTTCTGCACCGAGGATCAGGTGCAGAGCGAGGCGGCCGAGTATTTCAAGCTGCAGCTCGGCGTCTACAAGGATCTGGGCTTCGACAAGATCTCGGTGAAGCTGGCTCTGCGTCCGGATGTCCGCACCGGTGCCGACGAGCTTTGGGACCGCGCCGAAGGGGCGCTGGCCCAGGCGCTGCGCGACGCCGGGCTGGAGTATGAGGAGCTGCCGGGCGAGGGCGCCTTCTACGGCCCGAAGGTGGAGTTCCACCTGACCGACGCCATCGGCCGGACCTGGCAGTGCGGCACGTTGCAGTACGATCCGAATCTGCCGGAACGACTCGATGCCAGCTATATCGGCGAGGATGGCGCGCGCCACCGGCCGATCATGCTGCACCGCGCGATCCTGGGGTCGATGGAGCGCTTCATCGGCATGCTGATCGAGCATTACGCCGGCAAGTTCCCGCTGTGGCTGTCGCCGGTCCAGGTGACCGTCGCCACCATCACCAGCGAGGCCGACGGCTATGCCGAGGAAGTGGCCAAGCTGCTGAAGCGCAAGGGCCTGCGCGTCGAGCTCGACACCCGCAACGAGAAGATCAACCTGAAGGTCCGCGAGCACAGCCTGCAGAAGGTGCCGCTGATGCTGGTTGTCGGAAAGCGCGAGGCGGACGAGCGGACGGTCGCGCTCCGCGTGCTGGGCGGCAAGGATCAGGAAATTCTTGCCCTTGATGCGGCCGTGGCTAAACTGGTGGAGGAAGCGAGATCGCCTGCCGGCGAGACCGCGACCGACTCGCCGTTTTAA
- a CDS encoding IS5-like element ISAli1 family transposase: MWTEITRAQYQRKGLRYSSDTTDAEWAVLEPLLPAARRLGRPRTVNVREIVNGILFLATSGCQWRQLPKDFPPMTTVQRYFYRWRDDGTWETINHALVAMVRESMGREASPTAGVIDSQSVKTTEAGGPRGYDAGKCIKGRKRHVLTDTNGLLVAAIVHAADIQDRDGAPALLASVRTLFPWLRHVFADGSYAGPKLETALAQIGTWTLEIVKRSDAAKGFELLPRRWVVERTIAWLNRNRRLAKDFEATVESAVAWVFIASVKLLSRRVART, translated from the coding sequence ATGTGGACTGAAATCACCCGAGCGCAGTATCAGCGAAAAGGATTGAGGTATTCAAGCGACACGACGGACGCGGAGTGGGCGGTGCTCGAACCACTCCTCCCGGCGGCTCGACGCTTGGGACGGCCGCGAACGGTCAACGTGCGCGAGATCGTGAACGGCATCCTCTTTCTGGCGACCTCCGGGTGCCAGTGGCGGCAACTGCCGAAGGATTTCCCGCCGATGACGACGGTCCAGCGCTATTTCTACCGCTGGCGCGACGATGGGACCTGGGAGACGATCAATCACGCCTTGGTGGCGATGGTTCGGGAAAGCATGGGACGGGAGGCCAGCCCGACAGCGGGGGTGATCGACAGCCAGTCGGTCAAGACGACGGAAGCAGGTGGCCCCCGTGGCTACGACGCGGGCAAGTGCATCAAGGGGCGCAAGCGGCATGTGTTGACCGACACCAATGGCTTGCTGGTCGCCGCCATCGTTCATGCCGCCGACATCCAGGACCGTGATGGCGCCCCAGCGCTCCTCGCCTCCGTTCGCACGCTCTTCCCCTGGCTTCGCCACGTCTTCGCGGACGGCAGCTACGCTGGACCCAAGCTGGAAACCGCTTTGGCTCAGATCGGGACATGGACTCTGGAGATCGTCAAGCGGTCCGACGCCGCCAAAGGCTTTGAACTGCTGCCTCGGCGGTGGGTCGTTGAGCGTACAATCGCTTGGCTTAACCGCAATCGCCGCCTCGCCAAGGACTTCGAGGCCACCGTCGAGAGTGCCGTCGCCTGGGTCTTCATCGCCAGCGTCAAACTGCTCTCAAGACGGGTGGCTCGAACATAG
- a CDS encoding DUF952 domain-containing protein — protein MTDRIIHHMCRADEWDAARPAGSYPGSSQDAQDGFIHFSTAGQVVESAAKHRAGQDGLLLLTVDADRLGAALRWEPSRGGQLFPHLYGPLPVDAVLRVDPLPLGPDGRHAFPAGFPFTLQDLVP, from the coding sequence ATGACCGACCGAATCATCCACCACATGTGCCGCGCGGACGAGTGGGACGCCGCCCGCCCGGCCGGCAGCTACCCGGGTTCGTCGCAGGATGCCCAGGACGGCTTCATCCATTTCTCCACCGCCGGACAGGTGGTGGAGAGCGCCGCCAAGCATCGCGCCGGCCAGGACGGCCTGTTGCTGCTGACGGTGGACGCCGACCGGCTGGGCGCCGCCCTGCGTTGGGAGCCCTCGCGCGGCGGACAGCTGTTCCCGCACCTCTACGGGCCGCTGCCGGTCGATGCCGTGCTGCGGGTCGACCCGCTGCCGCTGGGGCCGGATGGGCGCCACGCCTTCCCCGCCGGTTTTCCCTTCACCCTTCAGGACCTCGTTCCGTGA
- a CDS encoding EAL domain-containing protein, whose translation MKALTADFRPGTAVSTTVVPAMTLLTHLVYALAYLIAGISAGAALWALRPEADPLVAWLAGALVVLAGALVHDVVTRLERERKAARRLARLHDRVEELAHLLEQRFAPDPGAQPDGGVRYDAVMQEVKLLQSLVARLTERRAPRPPAASGERRPALSPSSATPSSATPSSATPSATAPAVPMDDAAVLEAVRDALKADRIDVYLQPIVSLPQRKHRFYEVFSRVRAADGQQIMPDRYLDIAEREGLIATIDNLQLVRCVQLIRETERRQHAIGFFANISAATLADAEFMRQFLNMMAQNHALVPKLVFELSQHDLRVGGAVTMGILSQLARLGFRFSMDQVTDLAIDLDRLLRHEFRCIKLDRALVLDPANAARIRELRHRCAAEGIDLIVEKIETENQLVEVLDTGFDFGQGYLFGEPRLSRKPE comes from the coding sequence ATGAAGGCCCTGACCGCCGACTTCCGCCCCGGCACTGCCGTTTCCACCACCGTGGTTCCTGCGATGACCCTGCTGACGCACCTTGTCTATGCGCTGGCTTACCTGATCGCCGGAATTTCAGCCGGTGCCGCTCTGTGGGCGCTGCGGCCGGAGGCCGATCCGCTGGTGGCGTGGCTGGCCGGCGCGCTGGTGGTGCTGGCCGGGGCGCTGGTCCATGACGTGGTGACCCGGCTGGAGCGCGAGCGCAAGGCCGCCCGCCGCCTCGCCCGCCTGCACGACCGGGTGGAGGAACTGGCCCATCTTCTGGAGCAGCGGTTCGCCCCCGATCCCGGTGCCCAGCCCGATGGCGGGGTCCGCTACGACGCGGTGATGCAGGAGGTGAAGCTTCTGCAGTCGCTGGTCGCCCGCCTGACCGAACGGCGGGCTCCCCGTCCGCCGGCCGCCAGTGGGGAGCGCCGTCCCGCCCTGTCCCCGTCCTCCGCCACCCCGTCCTCCGCCACCCCGTCCTCCGCCACCCCGTCCGCTACTGCGCCGGCCGTGCCGATGGACGACGCCGCGGTGCTGGAGGCGGTGCGCGACGCGCTGAAGGCCGACCGCATCGACGTCTATCTCCAGCCCATCGTCAGCCTGCCCCAGCGCAAGCACCGATTCTACGAGGTGTTCTCGCGCGTGCGGGCTGCCGACGGGCAGCAGATCATGCCCGACCGCTATCTCGACATCGCCGAGCGCGAGGGGCTGATCGCCACCATCGACAACCTCCAGCTGGTCCGCTGCGTCCAGCTGATCCGCGAGACGGAGCGGCGCCAGCACGCCATCGGCTTCTTCGCCAACATCTCCGCCGCGACGCTGGCCGACGCGGAGTTTATGCGCCAGTTCCTGAACATGATGGCGCAGAACCACGCACTGGTGCCGAAGCTGGTGTTCGAGCTGAGCCAGCACGATCTGCGTGTCGGCGGGGCGGTGACGATGGGCATCCTGTCGCAGTTGGCGCGGCTGGGCTTCCGCTTCTCGATGGATCAGGTGACGGACCTCGCCATCGACCTGGACCGGCTGCTGCGCCACGAGTTCCGCTGCATCAAGCTGGACCGCGCCCTGGTGCTCGACCCCGCCAATGCCGCGCGCATCCGTGAGCTGCGCCACCGCTGCGCCGCCGAGGGCATCGACCTGATCGTCGAGAAGATCGAGACCGAGAACCAGCTGGTCGAGGTGCTCGACACCGGCTTCGACTTCGGCCAGGGCTATCTGTTCGGCGAACCGCGGCTGAGCCGGAAGCCGGAGTAA